A part of Aspergillus flavus chromosome 1, complete sequence genomic DNA contains:
- a CDS encoding putative disulfide oxidoreductase, with protein sequence MSSKEKVVIIGGGWGGYRLGYGIDHRKYDITLIAPDNTSAVTPLLASAACGLFDPRLAHEPIRRKDFHAKYIKAFVVDIDFSRQVLVCQPAFEELKEDRFEVSYDRVILTPGCRSNTFGIPGVAENAIFVKTVANANTVRTRLNDILEMASLPGTSEARQRQLLHIVIVGGGPTGIEVAAELTDLFEGDLGILFPHLKGLTSVSVIDVAPQILAPFDQRLSEYACSALKTNKVKVKLNCHIVNVTKDTIETRESGITGYGMLIWATGNRSIPLVDQLQLRKTEHGLVRILTDDHLNVFSPDGNVIPNVFAMGDAADIEGGTLPTTAEVAIQKADYLIRLFNSGLKDTRPFKYQQRSLVTYTGAWDGVVQGQREYTGYGAWLSWRSGNFFWTRSWRRRVLMCYAWFMDWLDGREIIRN encoded by the coding sequence ATGTCTAGCAAGGAAAAGGTAGTTATCATTGGCGGTGGATGGGGTGGTTATCGACTTGGATACGGCATCGACCACCGAAAATACGATATCACCCTCATTGCGCCGGACAACACGTCTGCAGTGACTCCCCTCCTCGCCAGTGCGGCCTGTGGGCTGTTTGACCCCCGTCTGGCCCATGAGCCCATCCGGCGGAAGGACTTTCATGCCAAATACATCAAGGCCTTCGTGGTCGACATCGACTTCAGCCGGCAGGTGCTCGTCTGTCAACCCGCATTTGAAGAGCTGAAAGAGGATCGTTTCGAAGTATCTTATGACCGTGTGATCCTCACGCCAGGCTGTCGAAGCAACACCTTCGGTATCCCTGGGGTGGCGGAGAACGCCATCTTTGTCAAGACTGTGGCCAATGCAAATACTGTGCGGACTCGTCTGAATGACATCCTGGAGATGGCTTCATTGCCGGGGACATCGGAGGCGCGCCAGAGGCAGCTGCTCCATATCGTTATTGTTGGCGGCGGTCCGACTGGCATCGAGGTGGCCGCTGAATTAACCGATCTTTTCGAAGGCGATTTGGGAATCTTATTCCCACACCTCAAGGGCCTGACATCCGTTTCGGTGATCGATGTCGCACCCCAGATTCTGGCCCCATTTGACCAAAGGTTATCAGAATACGCTTGCAGCGCATTGAAAAccaacaaggtcaaggtcAAGCTGAACTGCCACATTGTCAACGTGACAAAGGACACCATTGAGACCAGGGAATCTGGGATCACTGGCTACGGGATGCTCATTTGGGCCACCGGAAACAGATCAATCCCGCTGGTCGACCAATTGCAACTCCGCAAGACCGAACATGGCCTTGTCCGAATCCTGACAGATGATCATCTTAACGTCTTCTCACCAGATGGCAACGTGATACCGAATGTGTTTGCAATGGGCGATGCGGCAGACATTGAGGGCGGAACACTACCGACAACGGCCGAAGTTGCAATCCAGAAAGCGGATTATCTCATTCGGCTTTTCAACTCTGGTCTCAAGGATACTCGACCATTTAAATATCAGCAGCGGTCACTGGTAACATACACGGGTGCCTGGGACGGTGTGGTGCAAGGGCAGCGCGAGTACACTGGCTACGGTGCATGGCTAAGTTGGAGATCTGGCAACTTCTTCTGGACGCGGTCATGGAGGCGAAGGGTCCTGATGTGCTATGCTTGGTTTATGgattggctggatgggagAGAGATTATTCGCAATTAG
- a CDS encoding putative ADP-ribosylglycohydrolase, which yields MDKIQLSQDAFNRLARAGLHDSIVGCLVGSALGDAVGLYTEFLSGDMSAAAYPARKFVLSPQSQATPFRRDSHRGPHRPGEWTDDTDHAMLLLLSFLHTDLKTLDPTDFAARLHVWVQFGFLPLDTLPLGLGRAVGAIVRTKTYLDDPEAAARRHWTNCKYNVAPNGSLMRTHPLGLVCLDRNLDETFDLGAAFSVVTHVDPRCVASCAIGTALVRGLVLREIHTEADIDSMIGAAIHWYAKYRVRALQEHPERRDEPDLDVSELRRHAKVESLDDLELDDSGKIGYVYKTLGAGVHLLRLAMRDTATGMLTSRALAFEPLITDLIMRGGDADTNACFAGALLGAYLGYANLPLNWRNGLRHGEWLLGKAEGLSQMLGVADGEYVGSADRETARDGGRGGMPSEADMERKVMVLQAWMAEQEQEAKRRASKLEDKGWFKWRK from the coding sequence ATGGACAAAATACAATTATCACAAGATGCCTTTAATCGCCTGGCCCGGGCAGGCCTCCATGACAGCATAGTCGGCTGTCTCGTGGGGTCCGCCCTGGGCGACGCGGTCGGTCTCTACACCGAGTTCCTCTCCGGCGACATGTCGGCCGCCGCATATCCCGCGCGCAAGTTTGTGCTCTCCCCACAGTCGCAGGCGACTCCATTTCGCCGAGACTCGCACCGAGGACCGCATCGACCCGGCGAGTGGACCGACGATACGGACCACGCCATGCTACTGCTGCTCTCCTTCCTGCACACGGACCTCAAAACTCTCGACCCAACGGACTTTGCAGCCAGACTGCATGTCTGGGTGCAGTTTGGCTTTCTGCCGCTCGATACCCTGCCGCTGGGGCTGGGACGCGCGGTGGGTGCCATCGTGCGGACAAAGACCTATCTCGACGACCCGGAGGCGGCAGCCCGGCGGCACTGGACTAACTGTAAGTACAACGTGGCGCCCAATGGCAGCCTCATGAGAACGCATCCGCTGGGGCTGGTATGTCTCGACAGGAACTTGGACGAGACGTTTGACCTGGGAGCCGCCTTTTCGGTCGTGACGCACGTCGACCCGCGCTGTGTGGCCTCGTGCGCCATTGGCACGGCGCTCGTGCGCGGACTGGTGCTGCGAGAGATTCACACAGAGGCAGACATCGATTCCATGATCGGCGCGGCCATTCACTGGTATGCGAAGTACCGGGTTCGGGCGTTGCAAGAGCACCCGGAACGGCGAGACGAGCCAGACTTGGACGTTTCGGAGCTGCGCCGACACGCCAAGGTAGAGAGCCTCGACGATTTAGAGCTAGACGACAGTGGTAAGATTGGCTACGTATACAAGACTCTGGGCGCAGGCGTGCACCTCCTCCGTCTCGCCATGCGTGATACTGCAACCGGCATGCTCACATCACGGGCACTGGCGTTTGAGCCGCTCATCACAGACCTAATCATGCGAGGCGGCGACGCTGACACCAATGCCTGCTTTGCGGGCGCTCTGCTGGGCGCTTATTTGGGCTACGCTAATCTGCCGCTTAACTGGCGCAATGGGCTGCGACACGGCGAGTGGTTGCTGGGTAAGGCTGAGGGCCTGAGCCAGATGTTGGGCGTCGCGGATGGCGAGTATGTCGGGTCAGCAGATCGGGAGACGGCGCGGGACGGCGGGCGAGGTGGGATGCCTTCTGAGGCTGATATGGAGAGGAAGGTAATGGTGCTGCAGGCATGGATGGCGGAGCAAGAGCAAGAGGCCAAGCGGAGAGCCAGCAAACTGGAGGACAAGGGTTGGTTCAAGTGGAGGAAGTAG
- a CDS encoding sugar and other transporter-domain-containing protein, giving the protein MGAGRGSPTVAGGQAIAYGPTGYKGIIKEPRIFGLACFASIGGFLFGYDQGVISGVLVMNSFVSHCLVHLISYHIKRLQSCVNTCLVSIMTLGAMCGAFANGPISDSLSRRWSILCANIVFLIGSVIQCAAENVAMLFVGRFVFGCAVGMLAMVVPLYLSELATPNNRDALVALQQLSVTLGIMSSFWINYGTQYIGVRLLGESPFALQCLPSAILAIGTFFLPYSPRREEEAKQVLVRLRRLTATDYRLTLEFLEIKAARVFDEESRLAKYGDNSSRFQIAWNQYKELFTVPHLRRRTTIACLLQILQQFTGINAVIYYAPQFFEAIGLRGNSVNLLATGVVGIVFFICTIPAVMYLDQWGRRKTLILGSIGMSIAELIVATFIACVNWVMPSEMFPPATRGKAVGVAIAANYLSNFIVALITPWMLQSITFGTFYFFLVFSITLGVWTYFCVPETNGVPIEEMDTLFGGNEGEADLQRIASIRARLGFETSEDRKMVLEETKHDSVEHRERVD; this is encoded by the exons ATGGGGGCTGGTCGTGGCAGTCCCACTGTCGCCGGTGGTCAGGCAATTGCATACGGTCCCACGGGGTACAAAGGGATAATCAAAGAACCTCGCATATTCGGGCTAGCATGCTTCGCCTCAATAGGCGGGTTTCTGTTTGGGTATGACCAAGGCGTGATATCTGGTGTGCTTGTCATGAACAGCTTTGTGAGTCATTGTCTTGTGCATTtgatatcatatcatatAAAACGTCTTCAATCCTGTGTTAACACCTGT CTCGTTTCAATCATGACCTTAGGTGCAATGTGTGGGGCTTTTGCGAATGGTCCCATCAGCGATAGCCTGTCACGCCGATGGTCGATCTTATGTGCCAACATCGTCTTCCTGATCGGCTCCGTCATCCAATGTGCAGCAGAAAACGTGGCGATGTTGTTCGTTGGTCGCTTCGTATTTGGCTGCGCAGTTGGGATGTTGGCGATGGTTGTGCCTCTCTATCTTTCCGAGCTTGCGACCCCAAATAACAGAGACGCATTGGTGGCCTTGCAACAGCTCTCGGTCACGCTAGGTATTATGAGCAGCTTTTGGATCAATTATGGAACACAGTACATCGGTG TCAGGCTGCTGGGAGAATCCCCTTTCGCCTTGCAATGCTTACCTTCAGCTATCCTTGCGATCGGtaccttcttccttccctACAGCCCCC GccgagaagaggaagcaaagcagGTCTTAGTCCGCCTAAGACGGCTTACTGCTACTGACTACAGACTCACGCTTGAATTTCTCGAGATAAAGGCTGCGCGAGTGTTCGATGAGGAGAGTAGGCTGGCAAAGTATGGCGACAACAGCTCGCGGTTCCAGATTGCATGGAATCAATATAAAGAGCTCTTCACAGTGCCTCACCTACGAAGGCGCACAACAATAGCATGTCTACTCCAGATTCTCCAACAATTCACGGGCATAA ACGCGGTTATATATTATGCCCCACAATTTTTCGAGGCCATCGGCTTAAGAGGTAACTCGGTGAATCTGCTCGCGACTGGAGTCGTGGGTATTGtattcttcatctgcacCATCCCAGCAGTTATGTACTTGGACCAGTGGGGCCGGCGGAAGACCCTGATCCTGGGATCTATCGGGATGTCGATCGCCGAGCTGATCGTGGCGACCTT CATTGCCTGTGTGAACTGGGTGATGCCATCGGAAATGTTCCCCCCGGCGACGCGCGGTAAAGCTGTTGGAGTGGCGATTGCCGCCAACTATCTCTCAAATTTCATCGTGGCGCTGATCACACCGTGGATGCTCCAATCTATCACTTTCGGCACGttctacttcttcttggtGTTTTCTATCACGCTCGGAGTATGGACTTACTTCTGTGTTCCCGAGACGAATGGTGTTCCCATTGAGGAAATGGATACATTGTTTGGTGGCAATGAGGGTGAAGCGGATCTACAGCGGATTGCGAGTATTAGGGCGAGGCTAGGATTCGAAACTTCGGAAGACAGAAAGATGGTGCTGGAGGAAACCAAACACGACAGTGTAGAACATCGCGAACGCGTAGACTAG
- a CDS encoding cytochrome P450, translating to MQFKPLRWYTINNLLTHPATLQALSSELITANLTLPYPKWNEVCDLPYLDACIQEAVRLHPPFALVLGRVVPAGGVTVLNHYLPEGTLVGGNPYVVNRHAETFGPDVEEWRPERWLEGEGRKRLEQSVPTFDAGRRVCLGKYIGILELKRLVPFLVLKYDMKIIDPERFSVENGFFFKQRGFYCNITRRKEGSDRDKADPK from the exons ATGCAGTTTAAGCCACTCCGCTGGTATACAATAA ACAATCTTCTTACCCACCCCGCCACTCTCCAAGCTCTATCCAGTGAACTCATAACAGCGAATCTCACCCTCCCCTACCCGAAATGGAACGAAGTCTGCGACCTCCCTTATCTCGATGCTTGTATTCAAGAAGCTGTCCGTCTGCACCCCCCCTTCGCACTTGTCCTCGGGCGTGTTGTCCCTGCTGGCGGCGTCACAGTCCTGAATCACTATCTGCCTGAAGGAACTTTAGTTGGTGGGAACCCCTACGTGGTAAATCGACACGCGGAAACATTCGGGCCCGATGTCGAGGAGTGGAGGCCAGAGAGATGGCTTGAGGGGGAAGGGCGCAAGAGGCTCGAGCAGAGCGTTCCTACG TTTGATGCCGGACGGCGTGTCTGTCTTGGCAAGTATATTGGGATACTTGAACTGAAAAGATTAGTTCCCTTCTTGGTGTTAAAATACGAC ATGAAGATCATTGATCCGGAGAGGTTTTCGGTGGAGAACGGCTTTTTCTTCAAGCAGCGCGGGTTTTATTGCAATATTACGAGACGGAAGGAGGGATCAGACCGGGACAAGGCGGATCCAAAGTAG
- a CDS encoding uncharacterized protein (expressed protein) → MCLRVLYTGDFPVVLTNRCRDWLSSFKALLCMWHISKGVLRRCHQFFSSKNGQGTDEVDEMAWD, encoded by the coding sequence ATGTGCCTAAGGGTACTTTATACGGGCGACTTTCCTGTGGTCCTAACTAATAGGTGCCGCGACTGGCTTTCTTCATTTAAAGCGCTTCTTTGCATGTGGCATATTAGTAAAGGAGTTCTCCGGCGCTGTCATCAGTTCTTTAGCTCGAAGAATGGCCAAGGAACGGATGAAGTGGATGAAATGGCGTGGGATTAG
- a CDS encoding S-glutathione dehydrogenase has protein sequence MSSTVGKTITCKAAIAWAAGEPFSVEDVEVAPPKAHEVRIKIIHTGVCHTDAYTLSGKDPEGAFPVILGHEGSGIVESVGEGVTTVKPGDQVIALYTPECGECKFCKSGKTNLCQKIRNTQGKGVMPDGTSRFRARGKDILHYMGTSTFSQYTVVADISVVAVTTKAPTDRACLLGCGITTGYGAATVTANVEQGSNIAVFGAGCIGLSVIEGAVKNKAGKIIVVDVNDGKEQWARKFGATHFINPTKVKNGKTIQEELIELTDGGCDYTFDCTGNVGVMRAALESCHKGWGESIIIGVAAAGQEISTRPFQLVTGRVWRGCAFGGIKGRSQLPGLVDDYVAGYLKVDDYITHRESLGTINTAFQHMKSGDCIRCVLDMKV, from the exons ATGTCGAGTACCGTTGGTAAA ACCATAACTTGCAAG GCTGCTATCGCTTGGGCTGCCGGCGAACCATTCtctgttgaggatgttgaagtTGCCCCTCCGAAGGCCCATGAAGTTCGGATTAAGATTATCCACACGGGTGTTTGTCACACGG ATGCCTACACTCTGTCTGGTAAAGACCCCGAGGGAGCCTTCCCTGTTATCCTGGGCCACGAGGGCTCCGGTATCGTCGAGTCCGTTGGTGAGGGCGTAACCACCGTCAAGCCCGGCGATCAAGTGATCGCGCTCTA TACCCCAGAATGTGGCGAGTGCAAGTTCTGCAAGTCTGGGAAGACCAACCTGTGCCAAAAGATCCGTAACACGCAGGGTAAAGGAGTGATGCCCGACGGAACGTCTCGCTTCAGAGCACGCGGCAAAGATATCCTGCACTACATGGGAACGTCGACCTTCTCTCAGTATACCGTTGTGGCCGATATCTCGGTCGTGGCTGTTACAACGAAAGCACCGACAGATCGTGCCTGTCTGTTGGGCTGTGGCATTACTACTGGATATGGTGCTGCCACCGTCACCGCCAATGTAGAGCAGGGATCTAATATCGCCGTGTTTGGCGCTGGGTGTATTGGTTTGTCGGTGATTGAGGGCGCGGTGAAGAACAAAGCGGGTAAGATTATTGTGGTTGATGTCAATGATGGTAAGGAGCAGTGGGCGCGCAAATTTGGCGCGACGCATTTTATAAACCCCACCAAGGTCAAGAACGGGAAGACTATTCAGGAGGAACTGATCGAGCTCACTGATGGAGGATGTGATTATACCTTCGACTGTACTGGAAATGTGGGTGTGATGCGTGCTGCTCTTGAATCCTGCCATAAGGGCTGGGGTGAGAGTATTATTATCGGTGTTGCTGCGGCTGGCCAGGAAATCTCCACTCGGC CATTCCAACTAGTGACCGGCCGGGTGTGGAGGGGTTGCGCATTCGGTGGTATCAAGGGTCGATCTCAGCTCCCTGGTCTTGTCGATGACTACGTCGCCGGCTACCTCAAGGTGGATGATTACATCACTCATCGGGAGTCACTGGGGACCATCAATACTGCTTTCCAGCATATGAAGAGTGGTGACTGCATTCGGTGTGTGTTGGATATGAAAGTGTAA
- a CDS encoding beta-lactamase-like protein → MDSSNFAPPCRQLTPPFHQIPASCSTVDVRVIDTNTYLYLKPGAFYEPAIPSDGPRVPSYCFLLSHGDRHLVFDLGVRIDWQNYAPQIRHQWVDNRSSDIEAIVWSHNHFDHTGDPSRPDGTVLDSDAVGREIREINFDNTGLRIGRLAAFDYFGDGSFYLLDAPGHTAGHMCALARTTAYPPSFVFMGADACHHPGVLRPSQYLPLPRPLPGGDPVGCGGCPGDLLMQLASWKSPNEPFYHLARGQFFPDYAEAIDTVAKIQELDAAGNVVVLLAHDNSLEEHLPLFPQLLNDWLVQGLRDTTIWSFCKEIGHDQWV, encoded by the exons ATGGACTCGTCGAACTTTGCACCGCCTTGTCGTCAGTTAACTCCACCCTTCCATCAGATCCCGGCATCCTGTTCGACTGTGGACGTCCGGGTGATAGATAC TAATACATACCTTTACCTGAAGCCCGGGGCCTTCTACGAGCCAGCCATCCCTAGTGACGGACCGCGCGTGCCCTCCTACTGCTTCCTCCTCTCGCATGGCGATCGCCACCTTGTTTTTGACTTGGGTGTGCGAATCGACTGGCAGAATTATGCGCCCCAGATC CGACACCAGTGGGTTGACAATCGCAGTTCTGACATTGAGGCCATCGTGTGGTCTCACAACCATTTCGACCACACCGGCGACCCGTCCCGTCCCGATGGCACTGTCCTGGACAGTGACGCCGTGGGTCGCGAGATTCGTGAAATAAACTTTGACAACACTGGCCTCCGGATCGGCCGCTTGGCCGCTTTTGACTATTTTGGTGATGGCTCCTTCTACCTTCTAGACGCTCCAGGCCATACTGCGGGACATATGTGTGCCCTCGCCCGTACGACAGCCTATCCGCCCTCGTTTGTCTTCATGGGCGCTGACGCCTGCCATCACCCTGGCGTGTTGCGGCCGTCGCAGtaccttcctcttccccggCCACTACCCGGGGGAGATCCAGTGGGTTGCGGCGGATGTCCAGGAGATCTGCTGATGCAGTTGGCATCTTGGAAGAGCCCCAATGAGCCCTTCTACCACCTGGCCCGTGGGCAGTTCTTCCCTGATTATGCTGAAGCTATCGATACAGTTGCTAAAATCCAAGAATTGGATGCTGCAGGTAACGTGGTAGTTCTTCTTGCTCATGATAACTCGCTAGAAGAACACCTGCCTTTGTTTCCACAGTTACTGAATGACTGGTTGGTGCAAGGGCTGCGGGACACCACGATTTGGTCATTCTGCAAGGAAATAGGGCATGATCAGTGGGTTTAA
- a CDS encoding CAP domain-containing protein, translating into MKSPVSFVAIMLFCISGARASFTDADKQRAVSLHNNHRSSVTPSASNMKPIEWDEGLATAAQQLADSCKFEHNRAGQNLYEGSDPADLVKQAIDAWHNEHKDYNYDSNTCGPNAICGHYTQVVWADSSKVGMAVSSRKCESGMYIVVANYDPVGNYAGEKPYKQQ; encoded by the exons ATGAAGTCCCCAGTCAGCTTTGTTGCGATTATGCTATTTTGTATCTCTGGAGCTCGAGCTTCATTCACCGATGCAGACAAG CAACGGGCTGTTTCCCTTCATAACAACC ACCGATCTTCCGTGACGCCAAGCGCTAGTAACATGAAGCCCATCGAGTGGGATGAAGGTCTCGCCACAGCTGCCCAGCAATTAGCCGATAGCTGCAAATTCGAGCATAATCGTGCCGGGCAAAACTTATATGAGGGCAGTGATCCAGCGGATCTTGTGAAACAGGCAATAGATGCGTGGCATAATGAACATAAAGACTATAATTACGATAGCAATACATGCGGGCCCAATGCGATCTGTGGACATTACACTCAA GTTGTTTGGGCGGATTCTTCCAAAGTCGGTATGGCTGTATCCTCGAGGAAGTGTGAAAGTGGCATGTATATTGTAGTTGCCAACTATGACCCTGTTGGCAACTATGCTGGGGAAAAGCCTTACAAGCAGCAGTGA
- a CDS encoding cytochrome P450 monooxygenase, which translates to MDLLGLRDRSLLGQGALVAFVTYWAVWIIYTRWFHPLAKFPGPFWASVTRAWTLLHVLHGDTEKRQMKLHAKHGSVVRIAPNELVTSEPEAIQTLYGVRSFTAKTDFYLAFRPPWARFPDHFSSEGGKQHGERRRIVSHVYTMTSILQSEKYIEKCIAVWLEKLGQMADRKESFDLWIWTRMYAYDVIGELYFSKMFGFLQAGHDHLGYIDATEDLVPVQFLAANMPTYVRGLFMLTGILFPKVRRALRALGDLTDATNAMLKDRLAAIQSDSEDKPQRHDILGKLLVISQERGKELDFVLDDIKMESFGAFFAGSETTALTLSGILYHILRNRSVYAKLTAEIDVAVQCNQLSTTHISYNEAIKLPYLTACIREGIRMHPITGVSFPRHAPSSGCTIGGYYIPPNARIGVNPRVMHFNKTVFGEDADQFRPDRWIDGDVSKMDRYIMQFGMGARTCLGKNISMCEIYKAIPELLKSYTFELAGDEDMQTTSYWLYKPVAIDVNVRRR; encoded by the exons ATGGACTTGTTGGGACTTCGCGATAGATCCCTGCTGGGCCAAGGCGCCCTTGTCGCATTTGTCACGTACTGGGCAGTTTGGATCATCTACACACGATGGTTTCACCCTCTCGCCAAGTTTCCTGGACCTTTCTGGGCATCTGTCACGAGAGCCTGGACGCTTCTTCATGTGCTTCATGGGGATACTGAGAAGAGGCAGATGAAGCTACATGCGAAACATG GGTCTGTTGTTCGCATCGCCCCGAACGAGCTGGTCACCAGTGAGCCGGAGGCTATCCAAACGCTCTACGGAGTCAGATCTTTTACGGCCAAG ACCGACTTCTATTTGGCTTTCAGGCCACCCTGGG CACGATTCCCGGATCACTTCTCGTCAGAAGGCGGAAAGCAACACGGGGAGCGCCGCCGCATCGTTAGCCATGTCTACACAATGACAAGCATCCTTCAATCGGAAAAGTACATTGAGAAGTGCATTGCTGTTTGGCTCGAGAAACTAGGCCAGATGGCGGACCGCAAGGAGTCTTTCGATCTGTGGATATGGACACGAAT GTATGCATACGATGTGATCGGCGAGCTGTACTTTAGTAAGATGTTCGGCTTCCTCCAGGCCGGTCACGACCACCTAGGATACATCGATGCAACGGAAGATTTGGTCCCTGTCCAATTCCTGGCTGCCAATATGCCCACCTACGTCCGGGGTTTATTTATGCTGACCGGGATCCTGTTCCCAAAGGTCCGACGGGCATTGCGAGCCCTAGGAGATCTGACTGACGCTACAAATGCAATGCTAAAAGACCGCCTCGCTGCTATACAAAGCGATTCCGAGGATAAGCCTCAAAGACATGACATCCTAGGAAAGCTGCTCGTAATCTCCCAGGAAAGAGGTAAAGAACTTGATTTCGTTCTTGACGATATCAAGATGGAGTCGTTTGGTGCATT CTTTGCCGGAAGCGAGACAACAGCTCTCACGCTCTCTGGCATCCTGTACCATATCCTCCGCAACCGCAGTGTATACGCAAAGCTCACCGCTGAAATTGACGTCGCCGTGCAATGTAACCAACTCAGCACCACGCACATTTCCTACAACGAGGCCATTAAACTTCCATACCTAACCGCCTGCATTAGAGAAGGAATCCGCATGCATCCCATCACTGGTGTCTCTTTCCCCCGTCATGCACCCTCATCTGGGTGCACGATCGGCGGGTACTATATCCCCCCTAATGCGCGTATAGGAGTGAATCCTAGGGTTATGCATTTCAACAAGACTGTTTTCGGTGAAGATGCGGATCAGTTTCGACCCGACAGATGGATTGACGGCGACGTGAGTAAGATGGATCGGTACATTATGCAGTTTGGGATGGGCGCTAGGACTTGTCTTGGCAAGAAT ATCTCGATGTGCGAAATCTATAAGGCCATCCCGGAGCTTTTAAAGTCTTATACATTTGAACTTGCGGGTGATGAGGACATGCAGACGACGTCGTATTGGCTGTATAAGCCGGTGGCGATTGACGTGAATGTTCGACGTCGTTGA